In the genome of Gloeotrichia echinulata CP02, one region contains:
- a CDS encoding RNA-guided endonuclease TnpB family protein, translated as MLLTSIKTKLKLTADQKILMSKHAGISRFTYNWGLATWQALYQSGYQPNHLILKKFFNNQLLPVLTWIKEPGICQKVTEFAFDNLGKAFKNFFSKRAEYPKFKRKGRNESFTINAGGKPINIGGKRIKLPTIGWVSTYESLPHTTTTKVTISQSAGDWYISCAYEIEPEITPKEHDYVGVDLGIKTLATLSTGVIFVNPKALKSARRKLTRLQRQLTRKIKGSNRYKKQKLRISKLHRRITNIRIDATHKATTFICKNHAVVALEDLNTSGMLKNHKLAGAVSDANFYEFRRQIEYKVIRYGGTVVFVDRFYPSSKTCANCGEIQEISLSQRVYECKKCQHTEDRDLNASKNLEKYARQAKACLDVKG; from the coding sequence GTGTTACTGACTTCTATCAAAACCAAGTTAAAATTGACTGCCGACCAGAAAATTCTGATGTCAAAACATGCCGGCATATCCCGATTTACATACAATTGGGGACTCGCCACATGGCAAGCATTGTATCAATCTGGATATCAACCCAATCACTTGATTTTGAAAAAGTTCTTTAATAATCAACTGCTACCAGTTTTGACTTGGATTAAAGAACCAGGTATTTGTCAAAAAGTCACGGAATTTGCTTTTGATAATTTAGGGAAAGCTTTTAAGAACTTCTTTTCTAAACGTGCAGAGTATCCCAAGTTTAAAAGAAAAGGCAGAAATGAGAGTTTTACAATTAATGCCGGTGGTAAACCAATAAATATCGGTGGTAAACGCATTAAATTACCAACGATTGGCTGGGTTTCAACTTATGAATCTTTACCTCACACCACAACCACAAAGGTTACTATATCTCAATCTGCGGGAGATTGGTACATTTCTTGTGCTTATGAAATAGAACCAGAAATTACTCCTAAAGAACATGATTATGTCGGGGTTGATTTAGGCATAAAAACCTTAGCTACCTTATCAACAGGAGTGATTTTTGTCAATCCGAAAGCTTTAAAAAGTGCCAGGAGAAAGTTAACAAGATTACAACGTCAACTTACAAGGAAAATCAAAGGGAGTAATCGTTACAAAAAACAAAAGTTGAGAATATCTAAACTGCATCGACGTATTACTAATATACGTATTGATGCCACTCATAAAGCAACTACATTTATCTGCAAAAACCACGCAGTTGTTGCTTTGGAGGATTTGAATACTTCGGGGATGTTGAAAAATCATAAGTTAGCCGGTGCTGTCAGCGATGCCAATTTTTATGAATTCCGTAGACAAATAGAATATAAAGTAATTAGATATGGTGGAACTGTCGTATTTGTAGATAGATTTTACCCATCTAGTAAAACTTGTGCAAATTGTGGAGAAATTCAAGAAATTAGTCTATCACAGCGGGTTTACGAGTGTAAAAAATGTCAGCATACTGAAGACAGAGATTTAAATGCATCTAAAAATCTCGAAAAATATGCACGTCAGGCTAAAGCGTGTCTGGACGTTAAGGGATAG
- a CDS encoding MBOAT family protein gives MKFISIFYGLFLLSVLGIYWSLAQKQLRLLVLLIASLVFYASLNIQYIPLLLVLTFINFRLGLEIGTNTSRGKHTHDSQISNEDWHFSQADWNLRRLKILWFGIILNVLLLVGFKYLPALLNHGFNWVDNSPDNSFKLIAPLGISFFTFECISYLIDVYRGAPATDKLIKFATYKLFFAKLISGPITRYHNLANQFNTLTLPTPDTFAEGLWLIARGAVKKGILADHLGIFVDLCFGNLQRAGSIDLWLATFAYGLQLYLDFNGYVDIARGTALLFGLVLPENFDFPYFSTSIADFWRRWHMTLGDWLRNYVYFPLGGSRQGLTRTCWNLLIVMLIAGIWHGSAWGFIVWGLYHGLALVVHRLTDNISDRFDHLEHFWQHPLGIVLAWLITQLMVFTSWIWFRLPNLQDSSLVVGHLWGHRADVQFAQKVYVEALDLSQSQLAWILLTLATLMFIVYSFNRFLKLQFNWPVKLVFVPLCFYAVWLLAPEGSLPYIYFDF, from the coding sequence ATGAAATTTATATCTATTTTTTACGGACTTTTTTTGCTGAGTGTATTGGGAATTTACTGGTCTTTGGCACAAAAACAATTACGGTTGTTGGTGCTACTAATTGCTAGTTTGGTGTTTTATGCATCATTGAATATTCAATACATCCCACTACTATTAGTGCTGACCTTTATTAACTTTCGTTTGGGTCTGGAGATTGGTACAAACACCTCCCGTGGAAAACATACCCATGACTCGCAAATTTCTAATGAAGATTGGCATTTTTCCCAAGCTGATTGGAATCTTCGTCGGCTCAAAATTTTATGGTTTGGGATAATTTTAAATGTTTTATTACTAGTAGGTTTCAAATATCTACCAGCATTATTAAATCATGGTTTTAATTGGGTAGATAATTCTCCAGATAATTCTTTTAAATTAATCGCTCCCCTAGGAATTTCATTTTTTACATTTGAATGTATTTCTTATTTAATAGATGTTTATCGCGGCGCCCCAGCCACTGATAAATTAATTAAATTTGCCACCTACAAATTATTTTTTGCAAAATTAATTTCAGGTCCGATTACTCGCTACCACAACCTAGCTAATCAATTCAACACACTGACTTTACCCACACCTGATACATTTGCAGAAGGACTGTGGTTAATTGCTAGGGGTGCAGTTAAAAAAGGTATTTTGGCAGACCATTTAGGAATTTTCGTTGATTTATGTTTTGGCAACCTCCAACGGGCAGGTAGTATTGATCTATGGTTAGCTACATTTGCCTATGGCTTACAATTATATTTAGATTTCAATGGTTACGTAGACATTGCCCGTGGGACTGCGTTGCTCTTTGGCTTAGTTTTACCAGAAAATTTTGACTTTCCCTATTTCAGCACCAGCATTGCAGACTTTTGGCGACGCTGGCACATGACTTTAGGCGATTGGCTGCGAAACTACGTCTACTTTCCTTTGGGTGGTTCCCGTCAAGGTTTAACCCGCACCTGCTGGAATTTATTAATCGTCATGTTAATTGCTGGCATCTGGCATGGATCAGCCTGGGGTTTTATCGTTTGGGGACTTTACCACGGTTTAGCCTTAGTAGTGCATCGACTTACAGATAATATCAGCGATCGCTTTGATCATCTCGAACATTTTTGGCAACATCCCTTGGGCATAGTTTTAGCTTGGCTGATAACCCAATTGATGGTTTTTACCTCCTGGATCTGGTTCCGACTACCCAACCTCCAAGATTCTTCCTTAGTAGTTGGACACCTCTGGGGTCATCGTGCAGATGTACAATTTGCTCAAAAAGTTTATGTAGAAGCCCTAGATTTAAGCCAATCCCAACTAGCCTGGATACTGCTCACCCTCGCTACCCTCATGTTTATCGTCTATAGCTTCAACCGGTTTCTGAAATTACAATTCAACTGGCCTGTTAAGCTTGTCTTCGTGCCCCTATGCTTTTACGCCGTGTGGTTATTAGCGCCTGAAGGTAGTTTACCCTATATTTACTTCGACTTTTAA
- the psbA gene encoding photosystem II q(b) protein, protein MTTTLQQRSSANVWDRFCQWITSTENRIYIGWFGVLMIPTLLAATTCFIIAFIAAPPVDIDGIREPVAGSLIYGNNIISGAVVPSSNAIGLHFYPIWEAASLDEWLYNGGPYQLVIFHFLIGVACYLGREWELSYRLGMRPWICVAFSAPVAAATAVFLVYPIGQGSFSDGMPLGISGTFNFMIVFQAEHNILLHPFHMLGVAGVFGGSLFSAMHGSLVTSSLVRETTETESLNYGYKFGQEEETYNIVAAHGYFGRLIFQYASFNNSRSLHFLLAAWPVIGIWFTALGVSTMAFNLNGFNFNQSVIDSQGRVIPTWADVINRANLGMEVMHERNAHNFPLDLAAGEVSPVALSAPAING, encoded by the coding sequence ATGACCACAACCTTACAACAGCGCTCCAGCGCCAACGTATGGGATCGGTTTTGCCAGTGGATCACCAGCACCGAAAACCGGATTTATATCGGTTGGTTCGGCGTATTGATGATCCCCACCTTGCTAGCCGCTACCACCTGCTTCATTATCGCCTTCATCGCTGCTCCTCCTGTAGACATCGATGGTATCCGCGAACCAGTTGCAGGTTCCTTGATTTACGGAAACAACATCATCTCTGGTGCAGTTGTTCCTTCCTCCAACGCTATCGGTTTGCACTTCTACCCCATTTGGGAAGCAGCTTCCTTAGATGAGTGGTTGTACAACGGTGGTCCTTACCAATTGGTAATTTTCCACTTCTTGATCGGTGTAGCTTGCTACCTAGGTCGTGAGTGGGAATTGTCTTACCGCTTGGGTATGCGTCCTTGGATCTGCGTAGCATTCAGCGCACCTGTAGCAGCAGCTACCGCAGTATTCTTGGTATACCCAATTGGTCAAGGTTCCTTCTCCGATGGTATGCCTTTGGGTATCTCCGGAACCTTCAACTTCATGATTGTGTTCCAAGCTGAACACAACATCCTGTTGCACCCCTTCCACATGTTAGGTGTGGCTGGTGTATTCGGCGGTTCTTTGTTCTCCGCAATGCACGGTTCCTTGGTAACTTCCTCCTTGGTGCGTGAAACCACCGAAACCGAATCTTTGAACTACGGTTACAAGTTCGGTCAAGAAGAAGAAACCTACAACATCGTAGCTGCTCACGGTTACTTTGGTCGCTTGATCTTCCAATACGCTTCTTTCAACAACAGCCGTTCTCTGCACTTCTTGTTAGCTGCTTGGCCTGTAATCGGTATCTGGTTTACCGCTTTGGGTGTCAGCACAATGGCTTTCAACTTGAACGGTTTCAACTTCAACCAATCAGTAATTGACTCTCAAGGTCGCGTCATTCCTACTTGGGCAGACGTAATCAACCGCGCTAACCTGGGTATGGAAGTAATGCACGAGCGTAACGCTCACAACTTCCCCTTAGACTTAGCTGCTGGTGAAGTTTCTCCTGTTGCTTTGAGCGCTCCTGCAATCAACGGTTAA
- a CDS encoding septal ring lytic transglycosylase RlpA family protein, which yields MNQRHLWTTVALFLTVLGIPSVGRTQTTKGATRVAQTLPVGDVVKVGEYKSPTGKLTSDAVITQIHPHSIGGRQAATLFIRNIPVLTFLSSIPVESVQSKVGVIGDARGVQLYAPIGRNSGKVSTVGNFAVEGNQISDVQNDPVQKAGVIAARINQLIRENVDASQIGVSWKQGSDVKVANLAQNKSSSVQPKPGDRYTIKLNGEELVEINENTRLADSTNNLAQDALQATNRLRRLISNASPISEIADLPVRLPVSIPKLPQQIAIGPVRLTFNGVASYYGYDGSGSHTASGKKFNPEGMTAAHRSLPFGTRVRVTNTRNGRSVVVSITDRGPYIRGRIIDLSVGAARILGMMGSGIAPVQIDVLGR from the coding sequence ATGAATCAAAGACATTTGTGGACTACTGTCGCCCTGTTTCTGACTGTTTTAGGGATACCCTCAGTTGGTCGGACTCAAACTACCAAGGGAGCTACTCGAGTTGCCCAAACATTACCTGTTGGTGATGTCGTCAAGGTAGGAGAGTACAAATCCCCAACAGGGAAACTTACCTCCGATGCCGTGATTACACAAATTCATCCTCACAGCATTGGGGGTCGTCAGGCGGCAACCCTCTTTATCCGAAATATCCCCGTTCTTACGTTTCTGAGTTCTATACCAGTTGAGAGTGTTCAGAGTAAAGTTGGTGTAATTGGAGATGCTAGGGGCGTGCAACTGTACGCCCCTATTGGTAGAAACTCAGGCAAGGTAAGCACTGTTGGGAATTTTGCGGTTGAGGGTAACCAAATTAGCGATGTTCAAAATGACCCGGTTCAAAAAGCTGGTGTAATAGCAGCTAGAATCAACCAGTTAATCCGGGAAAATGTGGACGCAAGCCAAATTGGTGTCAGTTGGAAACAAGGAAGCGATGTTAAAGTTGCCAATTTAGCCCAGAACAAAAGCTCCTCTGTCCAGCCCAAACCAGGCGATCGCTATACTATCAAGCTCAATGGCGAAGAATTGGTGGAAATCAATGAAAATACACGCCTAGCCGATTCCACCAATAATCTGGCACAAGATGCATTACAAGCAACCAATCGCCTGCGGAGACTCATTAGCAATGCATCTCCGATCAGCGAGATTGCTGATTTACCAGTGCGCTTACCAGTTTCAATACCAAAGTTGCCACAACAGATTGCTATTGGACCAGTGCGACTCACCTTTAACGGGGTAGCGTCTTATTATGGCTATGATGGTTCTGGCAGCCATACTGCCAGCGGCAAGAAGTTTAATCCAGAAGGCATGACAGCAGCTCATCGCAGCTTACCCTTTGGTACGCGAGTCCGTGTTACCAACACCCGCAATGGTCGTTCTGTAGTAGTCTCAATTACTGACCGAGGCCCTTACATTCGGGGTCGTATTATTGACCTTTCTGTTGGTGCAGCGCGGATTTTAGGCATGATGGGCAGTGGCATAGCACCAGTACAGATTGACGTTTTAGGAAGATAA
- a CDS encoding RluA family pseudouridine synthase, with product MVTEFYLQVEETGERLDRYLAEELPDLSRSRIQQLIEQGEVQVNEKVCTSKKINVKAGDRLSLNIPEVEPLELQAENIPLDILYEDDQLLILNKPAGLVVHPAPGHRNGTLVNALLAHCPNLPGIGGVQRPGIVHRLDKDTTGAIAIAKTDLAYQHLQAQLQAKTARREYLGVVYGATKSESGSVDLPIGRHPQDRKKMAIVPIEQGGRSAITHWFVKERLGNFTLIHFQLETGRTHQIRVHSAKMGHPIVGDPVYSSGHSVGVNLPGQALHAWRLKLQHPLSGTEIEVTATPPQTFTTLLQVLRRRFDC from the coding sequence ATTGTGACCGAATTTTATTTACAAGTCGAAGAAACAGGGGAACGCCTCGACCGTTACCTAGCTGAAGAATTACCAGATTTATCCCGTTCGCGCATTCAACAGTTAATCGAACAGGGTGAAGTTCAAGTCAATGAGAAAGTTTGCACATCTAAAAAGATAAATGTCAAAGCAGGCGATCGCCTTTCTCTCAACATACCAGAAGTCGAACCTCTGGAACTGCAAGCCGAAAATATCCCCCTAGACATCCTCTATGAAGATGACCAGCTACTCATCCTCAACAAACCCGCTGGTTTAGTCGTCCATCCAGCACCCGGCCATCGCAATGGGACGTTAGTTAATGCTTTGTTAGCACACTGCCCCAATTTACCAGGAATTGGCGGCGTCCAACGTCCAGGAATTGTCCATCGCTTAGATAAGGATACCACCGGCGCGATCGCGATCGCCAAAACTGACCTAGCCTATCAACATCTACAAGCACAACTCCAAGCCAAAACTGCACGACGAGAATATTTAGGCGTGGTTTACGGTGCTACCAAATCTGAAAGTGGCTCCGTAGATTTACCTATTGGACGCCATCCCCAAGACCGCAAAAAAATGGCAATTGTTCCCATAGAGCAAGGCGGACGGTCGGCGATTACTCATTGGTTCGTCAAAGAACGCCTCGGTAACTTCACTTTAATTCATTTTCAACTCGAAACCGGTCGCACCCACCAAATTCGCGTCCACAGCGCCAAAATGGGTCATCCTATAGTCGGCGACCCGGTTTATAGTTCTGGTCATTCAGTAGGTGTCAATTTACCAGGTCAAGCACTCCATGCTTGGCGCCTCAAATTACAGCATCCCCTCTCAGGAACTGAAATTGAGGTGACAGCTACCCCTCCCCAAACCTTCACAACTCTGTTACAAGTTCTGCGACGACGATTTGATTGCTGA